Proteins encoded within one genomic window of Mycobacterium gallinarum:
- a CDS encoding AAA family ATPase — MSTARDYLDAGFEALGLLGSPADSTAARERFRRAVSMDPGMCDAWLGLIATGDHYSETLRHAHETSATVHRETRRLGLQDTALEASVPSPGFIEVFPYTAASITLAYIAALLTEKDYDTAEKLLESYDTSREPLQTPIWRCLGATLHYVTQRWTDVLDWAARPVTGTLRVVDAATDLMAGIAHVGLGEFDAGLVLLKGVPTDQVSPYAGAFAALYRGYALRWLGRENDARVELGKASVGGRMLPDASTALADPTYAPPVTTAEAIAARTSRWDPQSGPTTEELRQAEQAHAAEAVLEEAERDLQSFIGLGTVKAHVNKLKNVQIYDRAMAARGEGVGQRNALHMTLVGPPGTAKTSIARVMGKMYFGLGILDSPECIEVSRKDLVGGVIGDTEAKTGAMLTSARGKVLFVDEAYTLYQADNERDFGRIALDIIMKFAEDHRDDTMIALAGYADGMNRLLSANPGLRSRFPTQLEFSSYSADELGQIAAMFAQNYRVLVHPEAIDIFGRYTSWLTATPTNNPENPAETLIDIAGNGRYVRNVMSEAVEKMKARVVSDPSIDLATADSDLLRTVVGADMTDALREVLVSAGIQTREQG; from the coding sequence ATGAGCACTGCGCGCGACTACCTCGACGCTGGATTCGAAGCTTTGGGCCTGCTCGGCAGTCCGGCTGACTCCACCGCCGCGCGCGAGCGGTTTCGGCGGGCGGTCAGCATGGACCCCGGGATGTGCGATGCCTGGCTGGGCCTGATCGCCACCGGTGATCACTACAGCGAGACACTGCGCCACGCCCACGAAACCAGCGCCACCGTGCACCGCGAGACTCGCCGCCTGGGCCTGCAGGACACTGCCCTGGAGGCGTCGGTGCCCTCGCCCGGCTTCATCGAGGTGTTCCCCTACACGGCGGCGTCGATCACGCTGGCCTATATCGCGGCCCTGCTGACCGAGAAGGACTACGACACCGCCGAGAAGCTGCTGGAGTCCTACGACACCTCACGAGAGCCTCTCCAGACACCCATCTGGCGCTGCCTCGGCGCCACCCTGCACTACGTCACCCAGCGCTGGACCGACGTCCTGGACTGGGCAGCTCGGCCAGTCACCGGGACCCTGCGGGTGGTTGATGCCGCGACCGACCTGATGGCCGGCATTGCTCACGTGGGCCTCGGCGAGTTCGACGCCGGACTAGTCCTGCTCAAAGGCGTGCCCACTGATCAGGTGAGCCCATACGCCGGCGCGTTCGCCGCCCTGTACCGCGGATACGCGCTGCGCTGGCTGGGCCGCGAGAATGACGCACGTGTAGAGCTAGGCAAGGCCAGCGTCGGCGGCCGGATGCTGCCCGACGCCTCGACCGCCCTGGCGGACCCCACCTACGCGCCCCCGGTCACCACCGCAGAGGCCATCGCCGCCCGGACGAGTCGCTGGGATCCGCAGTCCGGGCCGACCACTGAGGAGCTGCGCCAAGCCGAACAGGCCCATGCCGCCGAAGCCGTCCTCGAGGAGGCTGAGCGAGACCTGCAGTCCTTCATTGGTCTGGGCACAGTGAAAGCGCACGTCAACAAACTCAAGAACGTGCAAATCTACGACCGGGCGATGGCCGCGCGCGGCGAGGGGGTCGGCCAGCGCAACGCCCTGCACATGACCCTCGTCGGCCCGCCGGGAACGGCCAAGACATCCATCGCGCGGGTGATGGGCAAGATGTATTTCGGCCTGGGAATCCTCGACTCCCCGGAGTGCATCGAGGTCTCGCGCAAGGATCTCGTCGGCGGAGTGATCGGAGATACCGAAGCTAAGACTGGCGCCATGCTCACCAGCGCTCGCGGCAAGGTCCTGTTCGTCGACGAGGCGTACACGCTCTACCAAGCCGACAATGAACGAGATTTCGGCCGGATCGCGCTCGACATCATCATGAAGTTCGCCGAGGACCACCGCGACGACACCATGATCGCGCTGGCCGGCTACGCCGACGGCATGAACCGACTGCTCTCGGCCAACCCCGGTCTACGGTCACGGTTCCCCACCCAACTGGAATTCAGCTCCTACAGTGCCGACGAGCTGGGCCAGATCGCCGCCATGTTCGCGCAGAACTATCGCGTGCTGGTCCACCCCGAGGCGATCGACATCTTCGGTCGCTACACGAGCTGGCTCACCGCAACCCCAACCAACAACCCCGAGAACCCCGCTGAAACCCTCATCGACATCGCCGGCAACGGCCGCTACGTGCGCAACGTCATGTCCGAGGCGGTCGAGAAGATGAAAGCTCGGGTTGTCTCCGACCCGTCAATCGACCTGGCCACCGCCGACTCGGACCTGCTGCGCACCGTCGTCGGCGCCGACATGACCGACGCCCTCCGGGAAGTCCTCGTCAGCGCAGGAATCCAGACCCGCGAGCAGGGTTGA
- a CDS encoding type IV secretory system conjugative DNA transfer family protein — MSMRPEPYSPYCGLVVNDGGQHERVMGAPHLAISAPTRTGKTRRLLAPAAVMHPGPLVAVSSKEDLAELVLMRRGLGPTGVIDLRPEKTLIWPQGVRSMVSDPTMSITSADEVLTVAETMLATSGVGFGGASSGQTVAAGGLWESTASRPLACLLYAASPQGNSQGMPWVLEAVENLGIEDEEEGGSGTQLSLQAAPSWVTAAALCPHPMLADPMQRVLTFNSRMRDSVAITVSKAVTPWVRLGLSATEHLDRLSAVDQLSIDAFDVSMLDDPDASLFVIAPNTGTVAGAAVALIDSIIRHFRRRTAQHQLEHRLLLELDEVCNSCPLPALLNYVGESAGLGVNIMATVQASSHFDVVYGPKYADALRDIFPGTVVMYGAHERHLLEQASHWQGLATRRTESYEPSGGSRSQSSQLGAIIDWQELLPQSLEEAQLLLRGTAGRRVQIPDWSEFLTIYDGAIEARRQRTAKASA, encoded by the coding sequence ATGAGCATGCGTCCCGAGCCATACAGCCCCTACTGCGGGCTGGTCGTCAACGACGGCGGGCAACACGAAAGGGTCATGGGTGCACCTCATTTGGCGATCAGCGCGCCCACCCGTACCGGCAAGACCCGACGTCTGCTCGCGCCGGCAGCGGTCATGCACCCCGGCCCGTTGGTCGCCGTGTCCAGTAAGGAAGACCTCGCCGAGCTGGTGCTGATGCGCCGCGGGCTGGGCCCCACCGGTGTCATCGACCTACGTCCGGAAAAGACGCTCATCTGGCCCCAGGGAGTGCGCTCCATGGTCAGCGATCCCACCATGTCCATCACGTCAGCCGATGAAGTCCTGACTGTGGCCGAAACCATGCTGGCAACCTCCGGTGTCGGCTTTGGTGGAGCGTCGAGCGGCCAGACGGTGGCGGCCGGCGGTTTGTGGGAGTCCACTGCCAGCCGCCCGCTGGCCTGCCTTCTCTACGCGGCCAGCCCCCAAGGCAATAGTCAGGGGATGCCCTGGGTGCTCGAAGCGGTCGAGAACCTCGGCATCGAGGATGAGGAGGAGGGCGGAAGCGGCACCCAGTTGTCGCTGCAAGCCGCCCCGTCCTGGGTGACTGCTGCCGCATTATGCCCGCATCCGATGCTGGCCGACCCGATGCAGCGGGTACTGACCTTCAACAGCCGCATGCGTGACAGTGTGGCGATCACCGTGTCCAAGGCGGTGACACCGTGGGTGCGCCTCGGGCTGAGCGCCACCGAGCATCTCGATCGCCTCAGTGCCGTCGACCAGCTCAGCATCGACGCGTTCGATGTCTCGATGCTTGATGACCCCGATGCCAGCTTGTTCGTCATCGCCCCCAACACCGGTACCGTCGCAGGCGCGGCGGTGGCGCTGATCGACTCGATCATCCGCCACTTCCGCAGGCGCACTGCCCAGCACCAGCTCGAACATCGGCTGCTGCTCGAACTGGACGAGGTGTGCAACTCCTGCCCGCTGCCGGCGCTGCTCAACTACGTCGGCGAGTCGGCCGGCCTGGGCGTCAACATCATGGCCACCGTGCAGGCCTCCAGTCACTTTGATGTCGTGTACGGCCCGAAGTACGCCGACGCGCTGCGCGACATCTTCCCGGGCACGGTGGTGATGTACGGAGCCCATGAGCGACACCTGCTCGAACAGGCCTCACACTGGCAAGGGCTGGCCACTCGTCGCACCGAGTCCTACGAGCCCAGCGGTGGAAGCCGTTCGCAGTCTTCGCAACTCGGCGCCATAATCGACTGGCAGGAACTACTCCCCCAGAGCCTCGAAGAGGCTCAGCTGCTCCTCCGTGGGACCGCGGGGCGCCGTGTCCAGATCCCAGACTGGAGCGAATTCCTCACCATCTATGACGGCGCGATTGAGGCCCGCAGGCAGCGGACGGCGAAGGCATCGGCGTAA
- a CDS encoding ATP-binding protein produces the protein MARNADPRVDHLFDPPLAVIGNLRFTRGGVYADYLIDGLPLVLRPLRTHERGSRFYRNLARALPSGWSLSGLLDTTDPNRLMRNIVGNHSHHPGWVEHCRLWEPTFNPDAAPAGAPVFLEERRRGWLTFPVDSGRAGRTATGAATKAKDWVVGRDVDSDTSVAAYARLAAEVVASLPQQFSIRPASPLQILWQHRHNVFRGVLREPMPPAAAGPDRLTAAHFVRPGVDEGANAVRSSWWPTMRPIVRLYDADNPEGPWSYQALLPITHFPDTGLRFTKAAYLYALDNVDTEASIDWMQHVTVRSPERAEALNARAAKNIKDQMRQRGRMIDEDDELDIKLANTREYNAAIKANPSERELDVATLIAVGAPTVEMCEDAVKQVRHELDQAEIAVSRWRGAQSKLWAAFNPGSEKHAHLNEFRDPTSAHLWGRFTPLISTRVGDSRGTPLAENQNTLRRSLILHDPEGCARRHKNTGLIVIGDPGAGKSNRAKLSGIEVVLRGGKVDVFDPGTHGEWAQAFRNVTHTTVIDLGNSRFSLDPLRMFPFDKAGEVAADHILPMIGVPADSDMENRFTLLVSPQMRDAQGIHSMRSLIGYLRAQPDSNNDMLLARLDAWATQPAARAIFDETLPAYSPSQSLATIWLTNRLGLPDADDILNPHLYDKLPKGARAGMAIYGLIIDTVQRHQFLHREQFSTMIFEEAAELMAYPAGARTAHRITRQGRKHATGIWLVSQDYRDFARMGDKFITQKWLFAIRNEELATKTLEWAGVDPELYPEVVQSYYEDTSPAESADDEDSDDDTFGKVHPSRMGEGFIVDERGRRARCRFLGAPTSQLAADVDSTPPQEVVA, from the coding sequence ATGGCCCGCAACGCTGACCCGCGCGTCGATCATCTCTTCGATCCGCCGCTGGCGGTGATCGGCAATCTGCGCTTCACCCGCGGCGGGGTGTATGCCGACTACCTCATCGACGGACTGCCGCTTGTGCTGCGTCCGCTTCGCACCCATGAACGGGGCAGCCGGTTCTACCGCAACCTGGCCCGCGCCTTGCCCTCGGGATGGTCCCTGTCCGGGCTACTCGACACCACCGACCCGAATCGACTGATGCGCAACATCGTTGGCAACCACAGCCACCACCCGGGCTGGGTGGAGCACTGCCGGCTGTGGGAACCCACCTTCAACCCTGACGCGGCACCCGCGGGCGCCCCGGTGTTCCTGGAGGAGCGAAGGCGAGGCTGGCTGACTTTTCCGGTCGACAGCGGCCGGGCGGGTCGCACCGCGACCGGAGCCGCCACGAAGGCCAAGGACTGGGTAGTCGGCCGCGACGTCGACTCCGACACGTCGGTAGCCGCCTATGCGCGCCTGGCCGCCGAAGTGGTCGCCTCCCTGCCCCAACAGTTCAGCATCCGACCGGCCAGCCCACTGCAGATTCTCTGGCAGCACCGCCACAACGTCTTTCGCGGTGTGCTGCGCGAGCCGATGCCGCCCGCCGCGGCTGGGCCAGATCGGCTCACTGCGGCCCATTTCGTGCGCCCGGGCGTCGACGAGGGCGCCAATGCCGTGCGCTCGTCGTGGTGGCCGACAATGCGCCCCATCGTGCGCCTCTATGACGCCGACAATCCTGAAGGGCCGTGGAGTTATCAGGCGCTGCTGCCGATCACGCACTTTCCCGACACCGGCCTGCGGTTCACCAAGGCCGCTTACCTGTATGCGCTCGATAACGTCGACACCGAAGCCTCTATTGACTGGATGCAGCACGTCACGGTGCGCAGTCCCGAGCGCGCCGAGGCGCTCAACGCGCGCGCGGCAAAGAACATCAAAGACCAGATGCGCCAGCGGGGCCGCATGATCGACGAGGACGACGAACTCGATATCAAGCTGGCCAACACCCGCGAGTACAACGCTGCGATCAAGGCCAATCCCAGCGAGCGAGAGCTCGATGTGGCCACGCTGATCGCCGTGGGCGCGCCCACCGTGGAAATGTGCGAGGACGCGGTGAAGCAGGTCCGCCACGAACTTGACCAGGCCGAGATTGCTGTCAGCCGGTGGCGGGGGGCGCAGTCCAAGCTGTGGGCCGCGTTCAACCCCGGCAGCGAGAAACACGCCCACCTGAACGAGTTCCGCGATCCGACGTCGGCCCACCTGTGGGGCCGCTTCACGCCGCTCATCTCGACGCGCGTTGGTGACTCCCGAGGCACCCCGCTGGCGGAAAATCAGAACACGTTGCGGCGCAGTCTGATCCTGCACGATCCGGAAGGTTGCGCTCGCCGCCACAAGAACACTGGGCTGATCGTCATCGGTGACCCGGGAGCAGGTAAATCCAACCGCGCCAAACTCTCTGGAATTGAAGTGGTCCTGCGCGGCGGCAAGGTCGACGTGTTCGATCCCGGAACCCACGGCGAATGGGCCCAGGCGTTCCGCAACGTCACCCACACGACGGTGATCGATCTGGGCAATTCGCGGTTCAGCCTCGACCCGCTGCGCATGTTTCCCTTTGACAAGGCCGGCGAGGTGGCCGCCGACCACATCCTGCCGATGATCGGCGTTCCCGCCGACAGCGACATGGAGAACCGGTTCACCCTTCTGGTGAGTCCACAGATGCGTGACGCCCAAGGCATTCACTCGATGCGGTCGCTAATCGGTTACCTGCGAGCACAACCCGACTCCAACAACGACATGCTGCTCGCGCGCTTGGACGCTTGGGCCACCCAGCCGGCGGCGCGGGCCATCTTTGACGAAACCCTGCCGGCGTACTCGCCGTCACAATCACTAGCCACGATCTGGCTGACCAACCGGCTCGGCCTGCCCGATGCCGACGACATTCTCAACCCACACCTCTACGACAAGCTGCCCAAGGGGGCTCGCGCGGGTATGGCCATCTATGGGCTGATCATCGACACCGTGCAGCGCCACCAGTTTCTGCACCGCGAGCAGTTCTCGACAATGATCTTCGAAGAGGCTGCCGAGCTGATGGCCTATCCCGCCGGTGCTCGCACCGCCCACCGCATCACCCGCCAAGGCCGCAAGCACGCGACCGGTATCTGGCTGGTCTCCCAGGACTACCGCGACTTCGCGCGCATGGGGGACAAATTCATCACTCAGAAGTGGCTGTTCGCGATCCGCAACGAGGAACTGGCGACCAAGACGCTGGAGTGGGCCGGTGTAGATCCCGAGTTGTATCCGGAAGTGGTGCAGTCCTACTACGAGGACACCAGCCCAGCCGAGTCAGCCGACGACGAAGACAGCGACGACGACACCTTCGGCAAAGTCCATCCCTCACGGATGGGGGAGGGGTTCATCGTCGACGAGCGCGGTCGGCGGGCCCGCTGCCGCTTCCTGGGTGCCCCCACCTCGCAGCTGGCCGCCGACGTCGACAGCACACCACCTCAAGAGGTTGTCGCATGA
- a CDS encoding discoidin domain-containing protein: MTRGIDNDEWLKKIGAVTVHDDDDRDNTFGAESGSRSSPPAADDEVHTDPKDLASAEFDDDGDESPLGYAEDDYDYDGSRPDLLLDSPFDVGGSVVDLDSTPTDADSRSQDPPPRRYTPWVLAAFGAAAVLGTIITLVVTMANSPSTEPSGPAAAPVAPRVVEVPPPSPPPNSDGPLPFTASSDCPPGSTSAQSVADPNSTTPWVCLRSVDGQVLEIDLGRTFVITAVSIVPGAVSKTAVSPDQPDPWLQHRVVTRVQWQFNDTDRTVKNQNTGNVRGEAVESIRPGVLASKITVIIQETSRPPAIAPTNTTAAPTPPSAGPSILGDILGGNQGGSASAPAPVLAGGTASRDPADGTFAVSSIKIIGHKAV; this comes from the coding sequence ATGACGCGCGGTATCGACAACGACGAGTGGCTGAAAAAAATCGGGGCGGTCACTGTTCACGATGACGACGACCGCGATAACACTTTCGGGGCCGAGAGCGGTTCACGATCGTCTCCTCCTGCGGCCGACGATGAAGTGCACACTGACCCAAAAGATCTCGCGTCCGCAGAGTTCGACGACGACGGCGACGAATCGCCGCTTGGTTATGCCGAGGATGACTACGACTACGACGGCTCCCGGCCCGACCTGCTGCTCGATTCGCCATTCGACGTCGGCGGGTCGGTAGTCGATCTAGACAGCACTCCCACCGACGCCGACTCCCGCTCCCAGGATCCGCCGCCGCGCCGGTACACCCCGTGGGTGCTCGCCGCGTTCGGCGCAGCGGCCGTCCTCGGCACCATCATCACCCTGGTCGTCACGATGGCCAACTCTCCGAGCACAGAGCCGTCCGGGCCGGCGGCCGCGCCCGTCGCACCCCGCGTGGTTGAGGTGCCTCCGCCCAGCCCGCCACCGAATAGCGATGGGCCACTGCCCTTTACGGCTTCCTCAGACTGCCCACCGGGGTCCACGTCAGCGCAGTCCGTGGCCGACCCCAATTCCACAACTCCGTGGGTTTGTCTGCGATCGGTCGACGGCCAGGTCCTGGAGATTGACCTGGGCCGCACGTTCGTCATCACCGCGGTGTCCATCGTGCCGGGCGCAGTCAGCAAGACCGCGGTCAGCCCTGATCAGCCTGACCCGTGGCTGCAGCATCGCGTGGTTACTCGGGTGCAGTGGCAGTTCAACGACACCGACCGCACGGTGAAGAACCAGAACACCGGCAATGTCCGCGGCGAAGCCGTGGAATCCATCCGCCCCGGCGTGCTGGCTTCGAAAATCACGGTGATCATCCAGGAAACCAGCCGCCCGCCGGCGATCGCACCGACCAACACGACCGCGGCACCGACGCCGCCGAGCGCCGGACCTTCGATCCTGGGCGACATTCTCGGCGGCAACCAGGGCGGGTCCGCGTCGGCACCAGCCCCGGTCCTGGCCGGGGGTACGGCCTCGCGCGATCCGGCTGACGGCACTTTCGCCGTGTCAAGCATCAAAATCATTGGACACAAGGCGGTTTGA
- a CDS encoding serine/threonine-protein kinase, whose amino-acid sequence MTGQTASDTPDLTGRANPPIGDAVFMFAVGSLVAGYRIEQVLATGATGTVYLAKNPTLPRRDALKVLSADLSRDEAFRERFVREADIASLLNHPNIVSIHNRGEAENGQLWIAMQYVAGTDAEAALQAGTMTAPRAIRIVGEVAKALDYAHQRNVVHHDVKPGNVLLAHGSHDDEQVLLSDFGVARAAGGPDDPGDDSTLAVTLAYAAPEMITGDTVDGRADIYSLACTLFRLLTGKQPFHSAEGTTALALAHLHQTPPQISDHLPEATRQLDVVMARALAKNPAERFDSAREFAAAAAAAANSLTEGADSSASQGEQARHAITAPSNPLSARPAEIGRSYYEQIRVTPVPRRVPRVQRPIVILWAVFAVVATTAAILWATLLWPASEPDRPSAATSTTPATSSPPSVPAALARLLPPGYPRGACTPLPAASDVTAAVTCGPNTDSGGPTSSTYTLSREPAALRAAFNDTVNRSAAVICPPNIQSPGPWRRNDSPTVVRGTLFCGLQAGNPLVAWTNDEKLLLGVVRADAPGTTLEALYAWWSTHS is encoded by the coding sequence ATGACCGGCCAGACAGCATCGGACACGCCCGACCTCACCGGCCGGGCAAACCCACCAATAGGCGATGCTGTGTTCATGTTCGCGGTGGGCTCCCTGGTAGCGGGGTATCGGATTGAGCAGGTCCTGGCCACCGGCGCCACGGGAACGGTGTACCTGGCCAAGAACCCGACCCTGCCCCGCCGCGACGCGCTCAAGGTACTCAGCGCCGACCTCTCCCGCGACGAGGCATTCCGCGAGCGGTTCGTGCGCGAAGCCGACATCGCATCACTGCTGAACCACCCCAACATCGTCTCGATCCACAACCGCGGCGAAGCCGAGAACGGCCAACTGTGGATCGCCATGCAGTACGTCGCCGGCACCGATGCCGAGGCAGCGCTGCAGGCCGGAACCATGACCGCCCCGCGGGCCATCCGCATCGTCGGTGAAGTCGCCAAGGCGCTGGACTACGCTCACCAGCGCAACGTCGTGCACCACGACGTCAAGCCAGGAAACGTGTTGTTAGCGCACGGTTCTCACGACGACGAGCAGGTCCTGCTCAGCGACTTCGGGGTGGCCAGGGCAGCAGGTGGCCCAGACGATCCCGGCGACGACTCGACGCTGGCGGTGACCCTTGCCTATGCCGCACCCGAGATGATCACCGGTGACACCGTTGATGGCCGGGCTGACATCTACTCACTGGCATGCACGCTGTTTCGGCTGCTGACCGGCAAGCAGCCGTTTCACAGCGCCGAGGGAACAACCGCCCTAGCGCTCGCCCACCTGCACCAGACGCCACCCCAGATCTCCGACCACCTGCCAGAGGCGACCCGCCAGCTGGATGTCGTGATGGCCAGAGCCCTGGCGAAGAATCCTGCCGAGCGATTCGACTCGGCGCGAGAGTTCGCCGCGGCCGCCGCGGCGGCGGCGAACTCCCTCACCGAAGGTGCCGACTCTTCGGCATCTCAAGGCGAGCAGGCGCGACACGCCATCACCGCTCCATCTAATCCGCTGTCTGCCAGACCCGCTGAAATTGGCCGCAGCTATTACGAACAGATCCGGGTCACCCCCGTGCCGCGGCGGGTACCACGTGTGCAGCGCCCCATCGTCATCCTGTGGGCGGTGTTCGCCGTCGTCGCAACCACCGCTGCCATCCTGTGGGCGACGCTGCTGTGGCCGGCAAGTGAGCCGGACCGACCCTCTGCGGCGACATCGACGACACCCGCCACGTCGTCGCCCCCCTCGGTCCCGGCCGCGTTGGCACGTCTGCTGCCCCCGGGCTATCCGCGCGGTGCATGCACACCACTGCCCGCTGCCTCTGACGTGACCGCGGCGGTGACCTGCGGCCCCAACACCGACTCTGGCGGTCCCACGTCGTCGACCTACACGCTCAGCCGCGAGCCCGCCGCTCTACGCGCGGCCTTCAACGACACCGTAAACCGTTCTGCTGCGGTCATCTGCCCGCCCAACATTCAGTCACCCGGGCCATGGCGGCGCAACGACAGCCCCACCGTGGTTCGAGGAACACTGTTCTGCGGGTTGCAAGCGGGCAACCCCCTCGTGGCCTGGACCAACGACGAAAAGCTTCTGCTGGGCGTCGTTCGAGCCGACGCGCCGGGCACCACGCTGGAGGCTCTCTACGCGTGGTGGTCCACGCACTCATAG
- a CDS encoding conjugal transfer protein — MQLTNTWRRRLTTTGQGSAKVIVTVLVVCSVISGASTVWRWVFPSDETPVAVTARSVGNETALVESYAIDCVTVLLTASSSRAGEVARCFPDSTDMSLPTTSPLIVSAQAASATFVGQTTPGVATYGVIVAVTEQSYTNAPPVRSYYQLPVSVYNGAAPRAMAKPARRDPPPPGVDVSLDYPVTITNDAVLAAVISGFVTCYLTEANGIERFVTVDSGLGPLRAYSTATVTSIRAQQPVPEAPAEGSELRVWVTVSARAADYTTTPLEYPLTLRATGGAWSVAAIDVVPAIDPEAPPTPVAAGTRRPHS, encoded by the coding sequence ATGCAGCTGACCAACACCTGGCGGCGACGGCTCACCACGACTGGCCAGGGCAGCGCCAAGGTGATCGTGACGGTCCTGGTTGTCTGCTCGGTCATCAGCGGTGCATCCACGGTGTGGCGGTGGGTGTTCCCCTCCGATGAGACACCAGTGGCGGTGACCGCTCGCTCGGTAGGCAACGAGACCGCGCTGGTGGAAAGCTACGCGATCGACTGCGTGACAGTGCTTCTGACGGCCAGCAGCAGCCGGGCGGGCGAGGTGGCGCGCTGCTTCCCCGACAGCACCGACATGTCGCTGCCCACAACGTCCCCGTTGATCGTCTCGGCGCAGGCAGCATCTGCGACCTTCGTCGGCCAAACGACGCCCGGCGTCGCGACCTACGGCGTCATCGTGGCCGTCACCGAGCAGTCCTACACCAACGCGCCTCCCGTGCGCAGCTACTACCAGCTCCCGGTCAGTGTCTACAACGGTGCCGCGCCGCGGGCGATGGCCAAACCAGCCCGCCGCGACCCGCCACCGCCGGGGGTCGACGTGTCACTAGACTATCCGGTCACCATCACCAACGATGCCGTCCTGGCAGCGGTGATCAGCGGCTTTGTCACGTGCTACCTCACCGAGGCCAACGGCATCGAACGGTTCGTCACTGTCGACTCGGGGCTGGGGCCGCTGCGCGCCTACTCGACGGCAACAGTTACCTCGATCCGAGCCCAGCAGCCGGTGCCGGAGGCCCCGGCCGAAGGCAGCGAGCTGCGGGTCTGGGTGACGGTCAGCGCCCGAGCCGCCGACTACACCACCACCCCGCTCGAGTACCCGCTGACGCTGCGCGCCACCGGCGGCGCCTGGTCGGTAGCCGCCATTGACGTGGTTCCGGCAATCGACCCTGAGGCCCCGCCGACCCCCGTCGCCGCCGGCACGCGACGACCGCACTCGTAG
- a CDS encoding helix-turn-helix domain-containing protein codes for MEAPEQGIERLDHFVTERRRALGISRAQMFARGGPSPSTMNKALTGDRGLSRSTLERIDRALGWAPGSAETVMRGGTPTSRIPAPSDAPCPAHEHVVTVLESIRTQLHTAEQLVEDLLGSGHAR; via the coding sequence ATGGAGGCACCAGAGCAGGGCATTGAGCGGTTGGACCACTTCGTCACCGAGCGGAGACGAGCATTGGGTATCAGCCGCGCACAGATGTTCGCCCGCGGCGGCCCATCGCCATCGACCATGAACAAAGCCCTCACCGGGGACCGGGGACTGTCTCGATCCACCCTGGAGCGCATCGACCGCGCACTGGGATGGGCGCCGGGCTCGGCCGAGACCGTGATGCGCGGCGGCACTCCCACCTCACGCATACCGGCGCCGAGCGATGCGCCCTGCCCCGCGCACGAGCACGTAGTCACAGTCCTGGAAAGCATCCGGACGCAGCTGCACACCGCTGAGCAGCTCGTCGAGGATCTGCTCGGGTCCGGCCATGCCCGCTGA